From Miscanthus floridulus cultivar M001 chromosome 15, ASM1932011v1, whole genome shotgun sequence, the proteins below share one genomic window:
- the LOC136506801 gene encoding uncharacterized protein isoform X2, translated as MRSTSFSTRAHLRSGLPAPSAATHSSPSGQPSLAGRRLPRRAGHRSAPRKMGWKAAEKLIRHWKILRGDNVMIIRGKDKGETGLIKRVIRSQNRVIVEGKNLVKKHIKQGEGHTGGIFSIEAPLHVSNVQVVDAVTGKPCKVGYKYLEDGTKVRFARGMNASGAVIPRPEILKERRKPRPTSAGPKDTPIELVLEKTYDDKAGIGMPDL; from the exons ATGCGCTCCACCTCTTTCTCTACTCGGGCCCACTTACGCTCTGGCCTCCCAGCGCCCAGTGCCGCCACTCACTCCTCCCCCTCAGGCCAACCATCCCTCGCCGGCCGCCGCCTCCCTCGCCGCGCCGGCCACCGCAGCGCTCCGAGGAAGATGGGATGGAAGGCGGCAGAGAAGCTCATCAGGCACTGGAAGATCCTCCGCGGAGACAAT GTGATGATCATCAGAGGCAAGGACAAAGGGGAGACCGGGCTCATCAAGCGTGTCATTCGGTCTCAGAATCGCGTCATCGTCGAGGGCAAGAACTTG GTTAAGAAACACATTAAGCAAGGGGAAGGGCATACAGGTGGTATTTTCTCGATTGAAGCTCCACTTCATGTTTCAAATGTCCAAGTAGTTGATGCTGTCACTGG GAAACCATGTAAGGTTGGATATAAGTATTTGGAAGATGGGACCAAAGTACGGTTTGCTAGGGGGATGAATGCATCAGGTGCTGTGATACCCCGGCCAGAAATTCTGAAGGAGAGAAGGAAACCGAGACCCACATCAG CTGGCCCAAAGGATACACCGATTGAGCTTGTACTGGAGAAAACCTACGATGATAAAGCTGGAATTGGCATGCCTGATCTATAG
- the LOC136506801 gene encoding uncharacterized protein isoform X1 produces MRSTSFSTRAHLRSGLPAPSAATHSSPSGQPSLAGRRLPRRAGHRSAPRKMGWKAAEKLIRHWKILRGDNVTSRASLHPPFSYSCYWFLLSSRRKISHSPFLLFYYCQVMIIRGKDKGETGLIKRVIRSQNRVIVEGKNLVKKHIKQGEGHTGGIFSIEAPLHVSNVQVVDAVTGKPCKVGYKYLEDGTKVRFARGMNASGAVIPRPEILKERRKPRPTSAGPKDTPIELVLEKTYDDKAGIGMPDL; encoded by the exons ATGCGCTCCACCTCTTTCTCTACTCGGGCCCACTTACGCTCTGGCCTCCCAGCGCCCAGTGCCGCCACTCACTCCTCCCCCTCAGGCCAACCATCCCTCGCCGGCCGCCGCCTCCCTCGCCGCGCCGGCCACCGCAGCGCTCCGAGGAAGATGGGATGGAAGGCGGCAGAGAAGCTCATCAGGCACTGGAAGATCCTCCGCGGAGACAATGTAACCTCTCGTGCTTCACTCCATCCCCCGTTCAGTTACTCTTGTTACTGGTTTTTACTCTCTTCTCGTCGCAAGATCTCCCAttctccttttcttttgttttattaCTGCCAGGTGATGATCATCAGAGGCAAGGACAAAGGGGAGACCGGGCTCATCAAGCGTGTCATTCGGTCTCAGAATCGCGTCATCGTCGAGGGCAAGAACTTG GTTAAGAAACACATTAAGCAAGGGGAAGGGCATACAGGTGGTATTTTCTCGATTGAAGCTCCACTTCATGTTTCAAATGTCCAAGTAGTTGATGCTGTCACTGG GAAACCATGTAAGGTTGGATATAAGTATTTGGAAGATGGGACCAAAGTACGGTTTGCTAGGGGGATGAATGCATCAGGTGCTGTGATACCCCGGCCAGAAATTCTGAAGGAGAGAAGGAAACCGAGACCCACATCAG CTGGCCCAAAGGATACACCGATTGAGCTTGTACTGGAGAAAACCTACGATGATAAAGCTGGAATTGGCATGCCTGATCTATAG
- the LOC136506800 gene encoding alpha-L-arabinofuranosidase 1-like has product MDLKHASSTAIFCLLLLFCVGCRCWPLEIEATQTATLKVDASPQLARKIPETLFGIFFEEINHAGAGGIWAELVSNRGFEAGGSHTPSNIAPWSIIGDDSSVFVATDRTSCFSRNIVALRMEVLCNDCPVGGVGVYNPGFWGMNIEDGKAYNLVMYVKSPETTDLTVSLTSSDGLQNLASSTITVSGTSNWTKVEQKLVAKGTNRTSRLQITTNKKGVVWLDQVSLMPEDTYKGHGFRTELISMILDLKPRFLRFPGGCFVEGEWLRNAFRWRESIGPWEERPGHFGDVWHYWTDDGLGYYEFLQLAEDLGAAPIWVFNNGISHNDEVDTVAIAPFVKDVLDSLEFARGSADSTWGSVRVAMGHPEPFPVKHVAIGNEDCGKKFYRGNYLKFYNAIRQAYPDIQMISNCDGSSRPLDHPADLYDFHVYTDSKTLFNMRSTFDRTSRSGPKAFVSEYAVWRSDAGRGSLLASLAEAAFLTGLEKNSDIVQMASYAPLFVNDNDQTWNPDAIVFNSWQHYGTPSYWMQTLFGESSGAMIHPINISSRYSSSLAASAITWQDSENSFLRVKVVNFGSDTVSLTISTSGLQASVNTLGSTATVITSGNVMDENSFSNPSKVAPVKSQLSNAAEQMLVTLAPHSFTTFDLALAQSKLVAEM; this is encoded by the exons ATGGATCTCAAGCACGCCTCCTCCACTGCAATCTTCTGCCTTCTGCTTCTATTCTGCGTGGGCTGCAGATGTTGGCCTTTAGAAATAGAGGCCACCCAGACAGCAACCCTCAAGGTTGATGCCTCGCCACAGCTTGCCCGGAAGATCCCTGAAACACTATTTGGGATATTTTTTGAG GAGATCAACCATGCAGGAGCTGGTGGCATATGGGCAGAGCTTGTCAGTAACAGAG GTTTCGAAGCTGGAGGCTCTCACACTCCATCAAACATTGCCCCGTGGTCCATCATTGGAGATGACTCCTCCGTATTCGTGGCGACTGATCGTACATCATGTTTCAGTCGAAACATTGTTGCTCTAAGGATGGAGGTCCTCTGTAATGACTGTCCAGTTGGTGGTGTTGGTGTTTACAACCCAGGTTTTTGGGGCATG AACATAGAAGATGGGAAGGCTTACAATCTCGTTATGTATGTTAAGTCCCCGGAAACAACGGATTTAACAGTTTCATTAACAAGCTCTGATGGGTTGCAAAACTTGGCTTCATCTACGATAAC AGTTTCTGGCACATCAAATTGGACAAAAGTGGAGCAGAAGCTGGTTGCTAAAGGAACCAATAGAACCTCAAGGCTTCAAATAACAACGAACAAAAAAGGAGTTGTATGGCTTGATCAAGTATCACTCATGCCTGAAGACACATACAAG GGACATGGTTTCCGCACAGAACTTATATCCATGATTTTGGATTTAAAACCACGATTCTTGAGATTTCCTG GAGGTTGTTTTGTCGAAGGTGAGTGGCTAAGAAATGCATTCAGATGGAGAGAATCTATTGGTCCATGGGAAGAGAGGCCTGGACACTTTGGGGATGTTTGGCATTACTGGACTGATGATGGGCTTGGATATTATGAGTTTCTTCAG CTTGCGGAGGACCTGGGTGCTGCCCCAATCTGGGTATTCAACAATG GAATCAGCCACAATGACGAAGTTGATACTGTAGCTATTGCTCCTTTTGTAAAG GATGTATTGGACAGTCTAGAATTTGCAAGGGGGAGTGCAGATTCAACATGGGGCTCTGTTAGGGTTGCAATGGGGCACCCTGAACCTTTCCCGGTGAAACATGTTGCGATTGGAAATGAAGATTGCGGGAAAAAGTTTTACCGCG GTAATTACCTCAAATTCTACAATGCTATTAGGCAGGCCTATCCAGACATTCAAATGATTTCAAACTGTGATGGTTCATCCAGACCACTTGACCATCCTGCGGATTTGTATGACTTCCAT GTCTATACTGATTCTAAGACTTTGTTTAACATGAGGAGCACATTTGACAGAACATCTCGTAGTGGACCCAAG GCTTTTGTGAGTGAGTACGCTGTCTGGAGAAGTGATGCGGGTAGAGGAAGTCTTCTTGCTTCATTGGCTGAAGCTGCTTTCCTTACTGGTCTGGAGAAAAACAG TGATATTGTTCAGATGGCAAGTTACGCTCCACTCTTCGTGAACGACAATGATCAAAC GTGGAACCCGGATGCTATTGTCTTCAACTCCTGGCAACATTATGGAACTCCTAGTTACTGGATGCAGACACTTTTCGGTGAGTCCAGTGGTGCCATGATCCATCCAATTAATATCAGTTCCCGGTACTCAAGCTCGCTAGCTGCATCTGCAATTACGTGGCAGGATTCAGAGAACAGCTTCCTTAGAGTAAAG GTTGTAAACTTTGGGTCGGACACTGTTAGCCTCACGATCTCCACAAGTGGACTTCAGGCCAGTGTCAACACGCTGGGATCAACCGCCACTGTTATCACATCTGGCAATGTTATGGATGAAAACTCTTTCAGTAACCCGAGCAAG GTTGCGCCGGTGAAAAGCCAGCTGAGCAACGCTGCGGAGCAGATGCTGGTCACGCTGGCTCCTCACTCCTTCACCACGTTCGATCTGGCGCTGGCTCAGTCCAAGCTTGTGGCGGAGATGTGA
- the LOC136506938 gene encoding uncharacterized protein has product MPRTDDRFFFAPCKNKAVRAASCPSSWAAQTTAEIKDDEGVQVGELRKLRYKKCGVLTDWLMDEYSSSCGDNDQQQQFVFCKVYVSPRAAPSSDARHESAAFFALPPLPPATPAAIIAQSAAKRTAPPLPQAAMPPCAKRTAPPPQAAMPPCAKRTAPPPQAAMPPCAKRMRGPVVQPPAPPAPTRSPVTAVRKLYFAPPQPCAGAASLDPSCGGAASLTNASGSYCAASGAASSDQIAADRCSEVVLRTSTAVCASPWFAGSLDDTDTATSGANSGSGAASPDPSCVGAALLANVSVQSKQRRILDPFEAAILREQAEEQTVAAAPEPSPYKQFPAAAPALQDDDDDLVKDLEDAMSTAEAEEQTVVAALQDEDEDDNWDDLAKELEIEE; this is encoded by the exons ATGCCAAGGACCGACGACCGCTTCTTCTTCGCGCCCTGCAAGAACAAGGCCGTGCGCGCCGCCAGCTGCCCCAGCTCCTGGGCCGCGCAGACCACGGCGGAAATCAAGGACGACGAGGGAGTCCAGGTCGGCGAACTCAGGAAGTTGCGCTACAAGAAGTGTGGCGTCCTCACGGACTGGCTCATGGACGAGTACTCGTCGTCGTGCGGCGACAACGACCAGCAGCAGCAGTTCGTGTTCTGCAAGGTGTACGTGTCTCCCAGGGCTGCTCCGAGCTCCGACGCGCGCCACGAGTCCGCTGCTTTCTTCGCtttgccgccgctgccgcctgccACGCCCGCCGCCATCATCGCGCAGTCCGCGGCCAAGAGGACAGCGCCTCCGCTGCCGCAGGCTGCCATGCCACCGTGCGCTAAGAGGACAGCACCGCCGCCGCAGGCTGCCATGCCGCCTTGCGCCAAGAGGACAGCGCCGCCACCCCAGGCTGCCATGCCGCCGTGCGCCAAGAGAATGCGGGGTCCTGTTGTGCAGCCTCCAGCGCCGCCAGCTCCGACCAGATCGCCCGTCACCGCTGTTCGGAAGCTGTACTTCGCGCCACCACAGCCGT GCGCCGGCGCCGCTAGTCTTGACCCGTCCTGTGGTGGAGCCGCGTCGCTCACCAATGCCAGCGGGTCCTATTGTGCAGCCTCCGGCGCCGCCAGCTCCGACCAGATCGCCGCTGACCGCTGTTCGGAAGTTGTACTTCGCACCAGCACAGCCGTGTGCGCCTCTCCGTGGTTCGCCGGCTCCCTCGATGACACAGACACAGCCACCTCCGGCGCCAATTCAGGCTCCGGCGCCGCCAGTCCCGACCCGTCCTGTGTTGGAGCCGCGTTGCTCGCCAAT GTGTCCGTCCAGTCGAAGCAGAGGAGGATACTTGATCCATTTGAAGCCGCCATACTGAGAGAACAAGCAGAGGAGCAAACGGTGGCTGCAGCACCTGAACCGTCGCCATACAAGCAGTTCCCTGCTGCTGCGCCTGCGCTTCAAGACGATGATGACGACTTGGTCAAGGACTTGGAGGACGCCATGTCGACAGCTGAAGCAGAGGAGCAAACGGTGGTTGCTGCGCTTCAAGACGAAGACGAAGACGACAACTGGGACGATTTGGCCAAGGAATTGGAAATTGAAGAATGA